A genomic stretch from Falco cherrug isolate bFalChe1 chromosome 3, bFalChe1.pri, whole genome shotgun sequence includes:
- the FZD6 gene encoding frizzled-6 — MGVLAFSATCSLLLTLVQGHSLFTCEPITISRCSGMPYNMTFFPNIMGHYDQDTAALQMEPFLTLMNLHCSPDVHTFLCRAFVPACLEQVHVIHPCRSLCEKVYSDCKQLMDTFGITWPEELECTRLVNCDEAFPATAAVTANVHGTQKTPGQTRRDYGFWCPRHLHTTNGQGYKFLGIDQCAPPCPNMYFKNYELDVAKSFIGIVSIFCLCATLFTFLTFLIDVKRFRYPERPIIYYSVCYSIVSLMYFIGFLLGNRTACNEADDKLEIGETVVLGSQNKACTVLFMVLYFFTMAGTIWWVILTITWFLAAGRKWSCEAIAQKAMWFHAVAWGIPGFLTIMLLAMNKVEGDNISGVCFVGLYDLDASLYFVLLPLCLCVFFGLSLLLAGIISLNHVRQVIQHDGRNQEKLKKFMIRIGVFSGLYLVPLVALLGCYVYELVNRKIWETTWVFDHCDQYHIPCPYQAKALARPEIFLFLMKYLLTLIVGISPVFWVGSKKTCSEWANFFNRNRKRDPISESRRVLQESCEFFLRHNSKVKHKKKHYKSTSHKLKVISKSMGTSTGGTTNHGTSAVAITNHDYLSQETVAEIKTSPETSEKEIEADGTSARRVEEGENSGDQMLSSSKLTVDQVEKRNKADSTCHMSSLAESMKRVGEGRITPKNDFLESPPLQSSCSQIPDVSQSASISLLVYSASDTKRELDSGNSSNP; from the exons CCTTTTCTTACGCTTATGAATCTCCACTGTTCACCAGACGTCCACACATTTCTGTGCAGAGCCTTTGTCCCTGCCTGCCTAGAGCAAGTTCACGTGATTCACCCTTGTCGGAGTCTCTGTGAGAAAGTGTATTCTGACTGTAAGCAGCTGATGGACACTTTTGGAATCACATGGCCTGAAGAGCTGGAGTGTACCAG ACTAGTCAATTGTGATGAGGCttttcctgccactgctgctgtaaCTGCAAATGTACATGGAACTCAGAAGACCCCAGGCCAGACCCGGAGGGATTATGGATTCTGGTGTCCACGACACCTACACACTACCAATGGACAAGGCTACAAGTTTCTAGGAATTGATCAGTGTGCACCCCCATGTCCCAATATGTACTTCAAAAATTATGAATTGGATGTTGCAAAAAGCTTCATCGGAATAGTTTCAATCTTTTGTCTCTGTGCTACGCTTTTCACATTCCTGACTTTCCTGATTGATGTTAAAAGGTTTAGGTATCCAGAGAGGCCTATCATATATTACTCTGTCTGTTACAGCATAGTCTCTCTAATGTACTTCATCGGATTTTTACTTGGGAACAGAACTGCCTGCAACGAGGCAGACGATAAGTTAGAGATTGGTGAAACAGTTGTTCTTGGCTCCCAAAACAAAGCCTGTACTGTCCTTTTcatggttttgtattttttcactaTGGCAGGAACTATATGGTGGGTGATTCTTACAATCACTTGGTTCCttgcagcaggaagaaaatggagCTGTGAAGCTATTGCACAAAAGGCCATGTGGTTCCATGCAGTCGCGTGGGGAATACCTGGTTTTCTAACCATTATGCTCCTTGCAATGAACAAAGTTGAAGGGGACAATATCAGTGGAGTTTGTTTTGTGGGTCTGTATGATCTGGATGCCTCCCTGTACTTTGTGCTTTTGCCGTTGtgcctttgtgtttttttcggtctctctcttcttttagctggtattatttctttaaatcatgTGCGGCAAGTCATACAGCATGATGGCAGAAACCAGGAGAAGCTAAAGAAATTTATGATCCGAATTGGAGTTTTTAGTGGTTTATACTTGGTGCCACTTGTAGCACTTCTTGGATGTTATGTCTATGAACTGGTGAACCGGAAAATCTGGGAAACAACTTGGGTGTTTGACCACTGTGACCAGTACCATATTCCTTGTCCTTATCAG GCAAAGGCATTGGCAagaccagaaatatttttatttctgatgaaaTATTTGCTGACGTTAATTGTTGGCATATCTCCAGTCTTCTGGGTGGGAAGTAAAAAGACCTGTTCTGAATGGGCCAATTTCTTCAACAGAAACCGCAAAAGAGA tccaATCAGTGAGAGTCGAAGAGTGCTGCAAGAATCATGCGAATTTTTCTTGAGGCACAATTCCAAAGTTAAACATAAAAAGAAGCACTACAAATCAACTTCACACAAATTGAAAGTAATTTCGAAGTCAATGGGGACTAGTACAGGCGGCACAACAAATCATGGAACTTCTGCGGTAGCAATCACTAATCATGATTACTTAAGCCAAGAAACTGttgcagaaattaaaacctCTCCAGAGACATCTGAGAAAGAGATAGAGGCAGACGGAACATCAGCCCGAAGAGTCGAGGAAGGTGAAAACAGTGGAGATCAGATGTTATCTAGTTCTAAACTGACTGTGGATCaggtggaaaaaagaaacaaagcagataGCACGTGTCATATGAGTAGCTTGGCTGAGAGCATGAAGAGAGTAGGTGAAGGAAG AATAACTCCTAAAAATGATTTTCTTGAATCTCCTCCATTACAAAGCAGCTGTTCGCAAATACCTGATGTGTCTCAGTCAGCTTCCATATCACTACTTGTCTACTCAGCTTCAGACACCAAAAGAGAGTTGGATTCAGGAAACAGTTCAAACCCTTGA